From Aspergillus fumigatus Af293 chromosome 3, whole genome shotgun sequence, a single genomic window includes:
- a CDS encoding putative DUF221 domain protein, producing MNHFALRPRDEPSGAEQFLKLIQDPFKSAFQVNAVWASLGASAGISILLALLFSLFRPRHTLVYAPKVKHADRRHTPPPVGKGFFAWMRPVLRTREPELVECIGLDATVFLRFTKMCRNIFIILSIIGCGVMIPVNLTQSNGSGISSLSAFATMTPLYVTTEAIWSQVICAWAFDIILAYFLWRNYKAVTALRRKYFESSDYQRSLHARTLMITDIPNEARSDEALMRLVDDFNPTAALPRASIGRNVKDLPVLIKEHEETVRQLESVLAKYLKRPDQLPAKRPMMRPSKKQRGNHPDCKVDAIDYLTDRIQRLEEEIRHVRASIDKRNAMPFGFVSWDLIEHAHAVAYTARKKHPKGTTIQLAPRPNDLIWENLPLSKQARKWKRFMNFIWTTLLTVVWIAPNAMIAIFLSNLSNLGLVWPAFQTSLNANPEVWAAVQGILSPAITSLVYLLLPIIFRRLSIKAGDVTKTSRERHVLSHLYSFFVFNNLIVFSLFSAAWTFVAAVVDAKNHDEDAWQAIKDGAFYQKVMSALCQVSPFWVTWLLQRNLGAAIDLVQLVTLFWVWFSKTFLAPTPRQAIEWTAPPPFDYASYYNYFLFYSTVALCFATLQPIVLPVTALYFGLDAMLKKYLLLYVFVTKTESGGQFWRALFNRLVFATILSNVVIALVAKTKGTWTMVYCVVPLPFLMLAFKFYCMKTFDDEIKYYNRANLTDAEAFAVDKSGRKGSDRLSSKFGHPALYKPLITPMVHAKAADALKQIYRGRLGASDVHGEYSDIAMDPMSATQPGKAMDAGQSAPFEVVPENHLDFSYFKDRPDFRDEFGGGIYGRPEDLMTERSHTPRSHLAEWSPATSRASSPTPSLPSLSGLKMPEGYDPIANDIHPAFRTPLSREESAAMGTGLYHHRSASESQQLLSQAQVPGTSEITPAPLSRWRTGGYGPVEQDDPNFTSYEQYRHAR from the exons ATGAACCACTTCGCTCTGCGACCGCGTGACGAACCGTCGGGCGCTGAGCAGTTTCTCAAGCTTATTCAAGACCCTTTCAAATCGGCT TTCCAAGTCAATGCCGTGTGGGCTTCGCTAGGCGCCTCCGCCGGGAtctccatcctcctcgccctcctcttctccctctttcgtcCTCGTCACACCCTTGTGTATGCGCCCAAAGTCAAACATGCGGATCGCAGACATACGCCGCCCCCAGTGGGCAAGGGCTTCTTCGCCTGGATGAGACCCGTCCTGCGCACGCGAGAGCCCGAGCTGGTGGAATGCATCGGCCTCGATGCAACCGTCTTCCTGCGCTTCACCAAGATGTGCCGCAATATCTTCATCATTTTGAGTATTATCGGATGCGGCGTGATGATTCCGGTCAATCTCACCCAGAGTAACGGTTCTGGAATCTCGTCGTTGTCGGCGTTTGCAACCATGACTCCGCTTTATGTCACCACGGAGGCGATTTGGAGTCAAGTTATTTGCGCCTGGGCCTTCGACATCATCCTTGCCTATTTTCTTTGGAGGAATTACAAGGCCGTAACAGCCCTGCGGAGGAAGTATTTCGAGAGCTCAGACTATCAGCGCAGTCTGCATGCTCGAACCTTGATG ATTACGGATATTCCCAACGAGGCTCGTTCAGACGAAGCGCTTATGCGCCTTGTGGATGATTTCAACCCCACAGCTGCTCTCCCTCGGGCCTCCATCGGCCGAAACGTCAAGGATCTCCCCGTGTTGATCAAGGAGCATGAGGAAACCGTGCGCCAGCTGGAGTCCGTTCTGGCGAAATATCTCAAGCGTCCCGACCAGCTACCGGCCAAGCGACCGATGATGCGTCCTTCGAAAAAACAACGAGGCAATCATCCGGATTGCAAGGTGGATGCCATTGATTACCTCACCGACCGCATCCAGCgtctggaagaagagatccGTCACGTTCGTGCCTCCATCGACAAGCGCAATGCCATGCCGTTCGGGTTTGTGAGCTGGGATTTGATTGAGCATGCGCATGCCGTCGCCTACACCGCGCGAAAGAAACACCCCAAGGGAACGACGATCCAGCTGGCCCCTCGCCCCAACGATCTCATTTGGGAGAATTTGCCGTTATCCAAGCAGGCCCGCAAGTGGAAACGATTCATGAACTTCATCTGGACTACTTTGTTGACCGTTGTGTGGATCGCTCCCAACGCCATGatcgccatcttcttgtccaACTTGTCCAATCTGGGTCTGGTCTGGCCTGCTTTCCAGACGTCGCTCAACGCGAACCCGGAAGTCTGGGCCGCTGTCCAGGGAATCCTCTCACCGGCCATCACCTCCCTGGTTTAcctccttcttccgatcATCTTCCGTCGCTTGTCCATCAAGGCGGGTGACGTGACCAAAACCTCGCGAGAACGCCACGTCCTGAGTCATCTGTACTCGTTCTTCGTCTTCAATAACCTCATTGTCTTCTCGCTCTTCTCGGCCGCATGGACATTTGTGGCCGCTGTCGTCGACGCGAAGAACCATGACGAGGACGCCTGGCAAGCGATCAAGGATGGCGCATTCTACCAAAAGGTCATGAGCGCCTTGTGCCAAGTGTCTCCCTTCTGGGTGACCTGGCTGCTGCAGCGCAACCTCGGAGCGGCCATCGACCTCGTGCAGCTGGTCACTCTCTTCTGGGTTTGGTTCTCCAAGACCTTTCTCGCTCCCACGCCCCGGCAGGCCATCGAATGGACCGCGCCCCCGCCGTTTGATTATGCGAGCTACTACAACtactttctcttctattcGACCGTTGCGTTGTGTTTTGCGACGCTGCAGCCCATCGTCCTTCCCGTCACTGCGTTGTATTTCGGATTGGACGCCATGTTGAAGAAGTATCTGTTGCTCTATGTGTTTGTGACGAAGACAGAATCGGGCGGCCAGTTCTGGCGCGCCCTGTTCAACCGGCTGGTCTTTGCGACCATCCTCTCCAATGTAGTCATTGCGCTGGTGGCCAAGACCAAGGGCACCTGGACCATGGTCTACTGTGTGGTTCCGCTGCCATTCCTGATGCTGGCATTCAAGTTCTACTGCATGAAGACATTCGACGACGAGATCAAATACTACAACCGAGCGAACCTGACCGATGCGGAGGCGTTTGCTGTCGACAAATCGGGCAGAAAGGGGTCTGACCGGCTCAGCTCCAAGTTCGGCCATCCTGCCCTGTACAAGCCTCTGATCACCCCGATGGTGCACGCTAAGGCGGCCGATGCACTCAAACAAATCTATCGTGGTCGACTCGGCGCCTCGGACGTCCATGGCGAATACTCGGACATTGCAATGGATCCCATGTCAGCAACGCAACCGGGCAAGGCCATGGACGCCGGCCAATCGGCCCCCTTCGAGGTTGTTCCCGAGAATCATCTTGACTTCTCCTACTTCAAAGATCGTCCCGATTTCCGTGACGAGTTTGGTGGGGGCATCTATGGCCGTCCCGAGGACTTGATGACTGAACGGTCCCATACGCCGCGTAGCCACCTGGCCGAATGGTCACCGGCCACGTCCCGCGCGTCGTCGCCTACGCCGTCGCTGCCGTCGCTCTCTGGATTGAAAATGCCCGAAGGCTACGACCCGATCGCGAACGATATCCACCCTGCCTTCCGGACTCCTCTCTCGCGTGAGGAGAGTGCGGCGATGGGCACCGGTCTGTATCATCACCGGAGCGCGAGCGAGTCTCAGCAGCTTCTAAGCCAGGCACAGGTACCTGGGACCAGCGAGATCACACCTGCTCCCCTGAGCCGATGGCGGACTGGAGGATACGGGCCTGTTGAGCAGGACGATCCCAACTTCACCTCGTATGAGCAGTACCGTCATGCGCGGTAG